One Arvicanthis niloticus isolate mArvNil1 chromosome 3, mArvNil1.pat.X, whole genome shotgun sequence DNA segment encodes these proteins:
- the Pdhb gene encoding pyruvate dehydrogenase E1 component subunit beta, mitochondrial, which produces MAAVAGLVRGPLRQASGLLKRRFHRSAPAAVQLTVREAINQGMDEELERDEKVFLIGEEVAQYDGAYKVSRGLWKKYGDKRIIDTPISEMGFAGIAVGAAMAGLRPICEFMTFNFSMQAIDQVINSAAKTYYMSAGLQPVPIVFRGPNGASAGVAAQHSQCFAAWYGHCPGLKVVSPWNSEDGKGLIKSAIRDNNPVVMLENELMYGVAFELPAEAQSKDFLIPIGKAKIERQGTHITVVAHSRPVGHCLEAATVLSKEGIECEVINLRTIRPMDIEAIEASVMKTNHLITVEGGWPQFGVGAEICARIMEGPAFNFLDAPAVRVTGADVPMPYAKILEDNSIPQVKDIIFAVKKTLNV; this is translated from the exons ATGGCGGCGGTGGCTGGTCTGGTGCGGGGACCTTTGCGGCAG gcTTCTGGGCTGCTGAAGAGGCGATTTCACCGCTCGGCCCCCGCAGCAGTGCAG TTGACAGTTCGTGAAGCTATTAATCAAGGCATGGATGAAGAACTAGAAAGAGATGAAAAAGTTTTTCTGATTGGGGAAGAAGTTGCCCAGTATGACGGTGCATACAAG GTGAGCAGAGGCCTGTGGAAGAAATACGGTGACAAGAGGATCATAGACACTCCCATATCAGAG ATGGGCTTTGCGGGAATTGCTGTTGGTGCAGCTATG GCTGGGTTGCGGCCCATCTGTGAATTTATGACCTTCAATTTCTCTATGCAAGCTATTGACCAGGTTATAAACTCAGCTGCTAAGACTTACTACATGTCTGCTGGCCTTCAGCCTGTGCCAATAGTATTCAGGGGGCCCAATGGCGCCTCAGCAGGTGTAGCTGCTCAGCATTCACAATGCTTTGCTGCATGGTATGGGCACTGCCCAGGTTTAAAAGTGGTCAGCCCCTGGAATTCCGAGGATGGAAAAGGACTTATTAAATCGGCCATTCGTGATAATAATCCAG TGGTGATGCTAGAGAATGAACTGATGTATGGAGTTGCATTTGAACTTCCTGCAGAAGCTCAGTCAAAAGATTTCCTGATTCCTATTGGAAAAGCCAAAATTGAAAGGCAAG GGACCCATATCACTGTAGTTGCCCATTCAAGACCAGTGGGCCACTGCCTAGAAGCTGCAACTGTATTGTCTAAGGAGGGAATTGAATGTGAG GTAATAAATCTGCGTACCATCAGACCAATGGACATTGAGGCAATAGAAGCCAGTGTCATGAAGACAAATCATCTCATAACTGTGGAAGGAGGCTGGCCACAATTTGGAGTAGGAGCTGAGATTTGTGCCAGAATTATGGAAG GCCCTGCATTCAACTTCCTTGATGCCCCTGCTGTTCGTGTCACTGGTGCTGATGTCCCTATGCCTTACGCAAAGATCCTAGAAGACAACTCCATACCTCAGGTCAAAGACATCATATTTGCAGTAAAGAAGACTTTGAATGTCTAA